Part of the Lagenorhynchus albirostris chromosome 19, mLagAlb1.1, whole genome shotgun sequence genome, aaaagatttcccacattcattgcacacataaggcctttctcctgtATGAATTCTCTGGTGTAAAATGAGGTTATTTCTCCGATtaaaggatttcccacattcactgcactcgaaaggcctttctcctgtgtgaacTCTCCAGTGTTGAATGAGTGTCCACCTATTGttaaaagatttcccacattcagtGCACTTAAAAGGCTTTTCACCAGTGTGAGCTTTCTGGTGTTGATTCAATTGGGATCCATATTTAAACAACTTCCCACACTCACTACattcataaggcctttctcctgtgtgaacTCTCTGGTGTTGAATGAGAACCCACCTATTGttaaaagatttcccacattcactgcactcataaggcctttctccagtgtgaactcttTGATGATAATGAAGGTTAGAGCTAGTGGTAAAAgacttcccacattcactgcactcataaggcctttctcctgtgTGAGATCTCTGATGGTATCTGAGGGCAGGCCTAGAGATAAAAGATTTCCCACAGTCACtacactcataaggcctttctcctgtgTGAGATCTCTGATGATAAGTGAGGGCTGAGCTAGAGGTAAAAGATTTCGAACATTCACTGCACACGTAACTGTTTTCTCCATTGTGCCATGTGTGGGGAGAAATGAGGATAGATTTGTAGGGTAAGGATTTCCCACATTTGCTGCACTTGTACTGCCTTGCTGCAGAATGAATGCTTTGATGTTGACTGAGGGTTGAGCTCTGCCTAAAGGATTTTCCAAATTCACCACACACATGAAGCCTTTCTCCAGCATGGACTCTCTGGTGTACAACAAATGAGGATTTGTACCTGAATGTTTTCCCACACTCACTGCACACAAAACAAGGTCTTCCAGTGTGGACCCACTGGTCCTGAACAAGTGTGTGTTTGAGGCTGAGGGCTTTCTTGCATTCTCCCCAGGTGTGATGACCTCTCCTGCCTTGTGAAGTTGACTCACACTGGGTGATTGTGTTTGGCTTCTCGACAGTACAAGAGGCCTGTTGCTGCAGATGTCCCACAATAGTCAGGAAGTCCTTTTCAAACTCCCTACAGGTAAATGGCTTCTGTGACACATGGAACCTGCAGCTCTTCACAAACAAGGCCTCATCCACACTGCTTCTGAGAGTTTTCTCTCCCATGTGCTGCCTTTGGTGCTGTTTAAAGTTTgc contains:
- the LOC132509554 gene encoding zinc finger protein 256-like, which gives rise to MAAAAPRDPRQVGVTFEDIAVYFSWEEWRLLDEAQIRLYLDVMLENYALISSVGCCCGAEDAEAPFEQIASLGMSQARTPKAALCSQKTHPCEMCGPVLRNVFHLAEDQEIQHSQKLLRCGTCVKLFYFSANFKQHQRQHMGEKTLRSSVDEALFVKSCRFHVSQKPFTCREFEKDFLTIVGHLQQQASCTVEKPNTITQCESTSQGRRGHHTWGECKKALSLKHTLVQDQWVHTGRPCFVCSECGKTFRYKSSFVVHQRVHAGERLHVCGEFGKSFRQSSTLSQHQSIHSAARQYKCSKCGKSLPYKSILISPHTWHNGENSYVCSECSKSFTSSSALTYHQRSHTGERPYECSDCGKSFISRPALRYHQRSHTGERPYECSECGKSFTTSSNLHYHQRVHTGERPYECSECGKSFNNRWVLIQHQRVHTGERPYECSECGKLFKYGSQLNQHQKAHTGEKPFKCTECGKSFNNRWTLIQHWRVHTGERPFECSECGKSFNRRNNLILHQRIHTGERPYVCNECGKSFTFSSSLRYHQRAHTGERPYECSECGKSFISRSDLHYHQRVHSGERPYECSECGKSFIQRNNLIIHQRIHTGERPYECSECGKSFTCSSTLHYHQRVHTGERPYVCSACGKSFITTSKLRCHQRGHSGERP